From Synoicihabitans lomoniglobus, the proteins below share one genomic window:
- a CDS encoding beta strand repeat-containing protein → MTVAALMLAGVTGISVLRAAAPAAGSSIGNQASATYTDASNTERTATSNVAVTIVQQVASLTLTSDNTKSVAPGGQVSFPHTLTNTGNGTDAYALSFTQGAGDNFDLSGLAIYADANGDGRADSSTPITSTGDLPSGASFSFVVSGTVPTSVASDDTAAVSVSAVSGFDGSATAANNDTAIVSENGVINVTKSMSSSSGAPGSGPYTYTLTFSNTGNTAATAVTLIDDLPTGLVYVDGSARWSGSASALTDANAGDPAGINYSYNDPISRQVKAVIDSVAPGQTGTVTFQVSIDANAAPGDINNQVSYTYSDGVATVGPRTSNTVGFTVSQSAAVSIVGETVASAPQGSTVAFTNVITNNGLGEDTFNVTVDSNDFPAGTAFRLAQADGATALLDSNGDGIPDTGPLAANASYTVILLATLPVEASGGPYTANKTARSVLDSGVAATAADTLTAIVLNTVDLTNDSAGPSAPGAGAGAEADPVTTLTVNAGETARFSLYVNNTGGRADTFDLTASTVADHSSIALPAGWTVVFRDVNEAVIARTPVINAGADLLVYADVIVPAGSEPVTESIYFRVLSPNSGSGDIKHDAVSVAAERSLTLTPNNVQQIYAGGSVVYRHTLTNNGNVLEGDNIASTVSLASADSLNGWTSIIYHDVNGNGVIDPGEPVVTDLSFVSNSGAGLEPGESVELLVKVFSPEGAPAGSADTTTLSATTANGTRTETVPAAVSATDVSTVISSDLTILKEQALDADNNGTADTAYSINQITTGAVPGSSILYKITIKNIGSTNADNVVVSDSTPTFTVYDATTPAAASQGSVGSTPADGSAGALEFNLGTIAPSGTATVSFGVRINQ, encoded by the coding sequence GTGACTGTCGCCGCCTTGATGCTGGCCGGTGTGACAGGTATCAGCGTGCTTCGTGCCGCTGCGCCTGCCGCTGGTAGCAGCATCGGTAATCAAGCTTCCGCCACGTATACGGACGCTTCCAATACGGAACGCACGGCCACGTCCAACGTCGCCGTCACCATCGTGCAACAGGTGGCGAGTCTCACGCTTACCTCCGACAATACCAAGAGTGTGGCCCCGGGCGGTCAGGTCTCCTTCCCGCACACCCTCACCAATACCGGCAACGGCACCGACGCCTACGCGTTGAGCTTCACGCAAGGGGCCGGTGACAACTTCGACCTCAGCGGTCTCGCCATCTACGCCGACGCCAATGGCGACGGTCGCGCCGACAGCAGCACGCCGATCACCTCGACCGGCGATCTGCCTTCCGGGGCGTCGTTCTCGTTTGTCGTCTCCGGCACCGTCCCGACTTCGGTGGCTTCCGATGACACCGCCGCGGTTTCCGTTTCGGCTGTCAGTGGCTTTGATGGTTCCGCCACCGCGGCCAACAACGACACCGCGATCGTGAGCGAAAACGGAGTGATCAATGTCACCAAGTCCATGAGCTCCTCTTCCGGTGCGCCGGGCAGCGGTCCTTATACCTATACGCTGACCTTCAGCAACACGGGCAACACCGCCGCCACGGCCGTCACCTTGATCGACGACTTGCCGACCGGTTTGGTCTACGTCGATGGCAGCGCCCGCTGGAGCGGTTCCGCCTCGGCCCTCACCGATGCCAACGCGGGTGACCCGGCCGGCATCAACTACAGCTACAACGATCCGATCTCCCGCCAGGTCAAAGCCGTCATCGATTCCGTCGCGCCCGGCCAGACCGGCACCGTGACCTTCCAGGTCTCGATCGATGCCAATGCCGCTCCCGGTGACATCAACAACCAGGTGTCCTACACCTACAGCGACGGCGTTGCCACCGTCGGTCCCCGCACCTCCAACACCGTCGGATTTACCGTCAGCCAAAGCGCTGCGGTCAGCATCGTCGGTGAGACGGTCGCCTCCGCCCCTCAGGGCAGCACGGTCGCGTTCACCAACGTGATCACCAACAACGGTCTCGGCGAAGACACCTTCAACGTCACCGTCGACAGCAACGACTTCCCCGCTGGCACGGCCTTCCGCCTTGCGCAGGCCGACGGCGCCACCGCGCTGCTCGACAGCAACGGCGACGGCATCCCTGACACCGGTCCTCTCGCGGCCAACGCGTCCTACACCGTGATCCTGCTCGCGACCCTCCCGGTCGAAGCTTCCGGCGGACCTTACACCGCGAACAAGACCGCTCGTTCGGTCCTCGATTCCGGCGTCGCCGCCACCGCGGCCGACACCCTCACGGCCATCGTGCTCAACACGGTCGACCTCACCAACGACTCCGCTGGTCCGTCCGCTCCGGGCGCTGGCGCTGGCGCCGAGGCCGATCCCGTCACGACCCTCACGGTCAACGCCGGCGAAACCGCCCGCTTCTCCCTCTACGTCAACAACACCGGTGGTCGCGCGGATACGTTCGACCTCACCGCCAGCACCGTGGCCGATCACTCCTCGATCGCCCTCCCGGCTGGTTGGACCGTCGTGTTCCGCGACGTGAATGAAGCGGTCATCGCCCGCACGCCCGTCATCAACGCCGGTGCCGACCTCCTGGTCTACGCCGATGTCATCGTGCCGGCCGGCTCCGAGCCCGTCACCGAGTCGATCTACTTCCGTGTCCTCTCGCCGAACTCCGGCTCGGGTGACATCAAGCACGACGCCGTGTCCGTCGCGGCCGAGCGCAGCCTCACGCTGACTCCGAACAACGTGCAACAGATCTACGCTGGTGGTTCCGTGGTCTACCGCCACACCCTCACCAACAACGGCAACGTGCTCGAAGGTGACAACATCGCCTCGACCGTCAGCCTCGCCAGCGCGGACAGCCTCAACGGCTGGACCTCCATCATCTACCACGATGTCAACGGCAACGGCGTGATCGATCCGGGAGAGCCCGTCGTCACCGACCTCAGCTTCGTGAGCAACAGCGGTGCCGGTCTCGAGCCGGGCGAGAGCGTCGAACTCCTGGTCAAGGTCTTCTCCCCTGAGGGAGCGCCCGCTGGCTCGGCTGACACGACGACCTTGTCCGCCACGACCGCCAATGGCACCCGCACCGAGACCGTCCCCGCCGCCGTCAGCGCGACCGACGTCTCCACGGTGATCTCCAGCGATCTCACGATCCTGAAAGAGCAAGCCCTCGATGCCGACAACAACGGCACCGCCGACACCGCCTACAGCATCAATCAGATCACCACGGGCGCCGTCCCCGGTTCTTCGATCCTCTACAAGATCACGATCAAAAACATCGGATCGACCAACGCCGACAACGTCGTCGTCTCCGATTCGACCCCGACCTTCACGGTCTATGATGCCACCACTCCGGCCGCCGCCAGCCAAGGCAGCGTGGGTTCCACGCCCGCCGACGGATCAGCCGGCGCCCTCGAGTTCAACCTCGGCACCATCGCTCCCTCCGGCACCGCCACCGTGAGCTTCGGCGTCCGCATCAACCAGTAA
- a CDS encoding hybrid sensor histidine kinase/response regulator, whose protein sequence is MAAPECILYVDDNDLLREQVTIALEMHDYRVVTATDGREGLEKALRHRPQLVLSDLLMPVMDGLEMLRELRQTEFGREVPFIFLTSRSALPEVREGMESGADDYLPKPFDVAELLRAVRARMDRVKAQRTALVKEQERMLVTLPHEMRTPLNAVMGVAQLLREELEPGTPVPDDTPSMIDMIIKGGERLERLTVKLMLHIQLDMLKTAGPEGRARFLRGDPIDPQVSLEKLVKRRAALHDRAQDLQIITCDGRIQAPGQVWEPIVGEVVDNASRFSAPGTPIRVELSSRNDSEIELLIADAGIGMTAEQIAEIAPFRQFHRPADEQQGMGLGLSNATQLTELSGGSIDISSPATGGLEVRIRLPRA, encoded by the coding sequence ATGGCCGCACCGGAGTGTATTCTTTATGTTGATGACAATGATTTGCTCCGGGAGCAGGTCACGATCGCGCTGGAGATGCATGACTACCGGGTGGTGACGGCGACGGATGGTCGCGAGGGGTTGGAGAAAGCGTTGCGTCACCGGCCCCAGCTCGTGTTGAGCGATTTGTTGATGCCGGTGATGGACGGTCTCGAAATGCTGCGGGAGCTGCGGCAGACGGAGTTTGGTCGCGAGGTGCCGTTTATATTTTTGACGTCGCGGTCAGCGCTGCCGGAAGTGCGGGAGGGGATGGAATCCGGGGCGGATGACTACCTGCCGAAGCCCTTTGATGTAGCCGAATTGTTACGGGCGGTGCGCGCGCGGATGGACCGGGTCAAAGCCCAGCGCACGGCCTTGGTCAAGGAGCAGGAACGCATGCTGGTCACGTTGCCGCACGAAATGCGCACTCCCCTCAATGCGGTGATGGGGGTGGCGCAATTGTTGCGCGAAGAACTCGAACCGGGGACTCCGGTGCCGGACGACACGCCCTCCATGATCGACATGATCATCAAGGGCGGGGAGCGCCTGGAGCGACTCACGGTGAAGCTCATGCTCCACATCCAACTCGATATGCTCAAAACGGCGGGACCCGAAGGCCGGGCGCGTTTTCTGCGGGGCGACCCGATTGATCCTCAGGTGTCGTTGGAGAAACTCGTGAAGCGGAGGGCCGCGTTACACGACCGCGCTCAAGATTTACAAATCATCACCTGCGACGGGCGCATCCAAGCGCCGGGTCAAGTGTGGGAGCCGATCGTCGGTGAGGTGGTGGACAACGCCAGCCGGTTTTCCGCCCCAGGCACGCCGATTCGGGTCGAACTCTCGTCGCGGAATGATTCCGAAATCGAGCTGTTGATCGCCGACGCCGGCATCGGGATGACGGCCGAACAGATCGCCGAAATCGCGCCGTTTCGTCAGTTTCACCGCCCGGCTGATGAGCAACAGGGCATGGGACTCGGATTGAGCAATGCGACTCAACTCACGGAGTTGAGCGGTGGCTCGATCGATATCAGTTCACCGGCGACGGGCGGTCTCGAGGTCAGGATTCGCCTGCCGCGCGCCTGA
- a CDS encoding phosphoribosylaminoimidazolesuccinocarboxamide synthase, with translation MTTAEIAAALPASARLTVEGLPFPLLASGKVREIFDLGDALLLVATDRLSAFDVILPDGIPGKGILLNQISLWWFERTADLIPNHLFPDQAAEFARRGITDRDLQLRSMIVRKLTPLTIECVVRGYLVGSGWKSYQESGQVCGHVLAPGLAQAARLPAPLFTPTTKAAVGDHDEPINDAEGAAEIGPALYEQVKAVSLALYQRGHDTAAAAGMILADTKFEFGTDRTGQLVLIDEVLTPDSSRYWPADEYRIDCSPPSYDKQFVRDHLEAVAWDKSPPAPRLPAATIARTQEKYLAALRNLMG, from the coding sequence ATGACCACCGCCGAGATTGCCGCCGCCCTGCCCGCTTCCGCCCGCCTCACGGTCGAGGGCCTCCCTTTCCCGCTGCTCGCTTCCGGCAAAGTGCGGGAGATCTTCGACCTCGGTGACGCCCTGCTCCTGGTCGCGACGGACCGCCTGTCCGCGTTCGACGTGATTCTGCCCGACGGCATTCCCGGCAAAGGCATCCTGCTCAACCAAATCAGCCTGTGGTGGTTCGAGCGCACCGCCGACCTGATTCCCAATCACCTGTTCCCCGACCAAGCGGCCGAGTTTGCCCGCCGCGGCATCACCGATCGCGACCTGCAACTGCGCTCCATGATCGTGCGCAAACTCACCCCCCTCACCATCGAATGCGTCGTGCGCGGCTATCTCGTCGGCAGCGGCTGGAAATCCTACCAAGAGAGCGGCCAAGTCTGCGGCCACGTGCTCGCACCCGGTCTGGCCCAGGCGGCCCGCCTACCCGCGCCATTGTTCACGCCGACGACCAAAGCGGCCGTCGGCGACCACGACGAGCCCATCAACGATGCCGAGGGTGCCGCCGAAATCGGGCCCGCGCTCTATGAGCAGGTCAAGGCCGTCAGCCTCGCGCTGTATCAGCGCGGCCACGACACCGCCGCCGCCGCCGGCATGATCCTGGCCGACACCAAATTCGAGTTCGGCACCGACCGCACCGGCCAACTCGTGCTCATCGACGAAGTCCTCACGCCCGACTCCTCCCGTTACTGGCCCGCCGACGAATACCGCATCGATTGCTCGCCCCCCAGTTACGACAAGCAGTTCGTGCGCGACCACCTCGAAGCGGTGGCCTGGGACAAGTCGCCGCCCGCGCCCCGGCTGCCCGCCGCGACCATCGCCCGCACGCAGGAAAAATACCTCGCCGCCCTGCGCAACCTCATGGGCTAA
- a CDS encoding CinA family nicotinamide mononucleotide deamidase-related protein codes for MVSPSPSQLSASSKRVNFELITLGDELLLGLTANGHLTFVGQELRKRGTQLSRNVTISDDIESITAQFRESWARADVVITTGGLGPTCDDRTREVIAEALGQKLVFDPAIEAAMLERFKSFGRRMTDNNLKQAYRFADGEVIPNAHGTAPGLWYAADGKVLVMLPGPPNELQPMLTEQVLPKLAALGLLTEGEVYVQLRTAGIGESALETRLQPIFQAHAGRLNVAFCAHQGQVDCRLSSASADLSADDVQAIAEKCAKLLGENFMGFGHDSLAKHCADMLRAAEATLAVAETATGGMLASAFTDICGATKFFAGGSVCYSNQSKMQLLDVPEDILMQHGAVSAENAVAMAAGAAEKLGADYGLAITGFAGPCGGTNENPIGTMFVALYTPVGVWSKRLRYPGRRDAVNRRAVNAALDWLRRELVRARDSEAALPRAIDLDA; via the coding sequence ATGGTTTCTCCGTCTCCCTCCCAACTCAGCGCTTCCTCAAAGCGGGTTAATTTCGAGCTCATCACGCTCGGCGACGAGCTGTTGCTGGGGCTCACGGCCAACGGTCATTTGACGTTCGTGGGACAAGAACTGCGGAAACGCGGAACGCAACTCTCGCGCAATGTTACGATCTCCGACGACATCGAATCCATCACGGCCCAATTTCGCGAGAGTTGGGCGCGGGCCGATGTCGTGATCACGACCGGCGGGCTGGGGCCGACGTGTGACGATCGCACGCGCGAAGTGATTGCGGAGGCATTGGGACAGAAACTGGTTTTCGATCCCGCGATCGAGGCGGCGATGTTGGAGCGGTTCAAATCGTTTGGTCGGCGCATGACGGATAACAATCTCAAGCAGGCCTACCGTTTCGCCGACGGGGAAGTCATCCCCAACGCCCACGGCACGGCTCCGGGGTTGTGGTATGCGGCGGATGGCAAGGTGTTGGTCATGCTGCCGGGTCCGCCCAACGAATTGCAGCCCATGCTGACCGAGCAGGTGTTGCCCAAGCTCGCCGCGCTCGGGTTGCTCACGGAAGGGGAAGTCTACGTGCAGTTGCGCACGGCGGGTATCGGCGAGTCGGCGCTGGAGACGCGTTTGCAGCCCATTTTTCAAGCGCATGCCGGTCGGCTCAATGTCGCCTTTTGCGCCCACCAAGGGCAGGTCGATTGTCGCCTGAGTTCGGCCAGCGCCGACCTGTCCGCCGACGACGTGCAGGCGATCGCGGAGAAGTGTGCGAAATTGCTCGGAGAAAACTTCATGGGTTTCGGGCATGATTCACTGGCCAAGCATTGCGCGGACATGTTGCGCGCCGCCGAGGCAACCCTCGCGGTGGCGGAGACGGCCACCGGAGGCATGTTGGCGAGCGCGTTCACCGACATCTGCGGGGCGACCAAGTTTTTTGCGGGTGGTTCGGTGTGCTACTCCAACCAGTCCAAAATGCAGCTCCTGGATGTGCCGGAGGACATTCTCATGCAGCACGGCGCGGTGAGTGCGGAAAACGCCGTCGCGATGGCGGCAGGCGCGGCGGAAAAACTCGGCGCCGACTACGGGCTCGCCATCACCGGATTTGCCGGTCCCTGCGGGGGCACCAACGAGAACCCGATCGGCACGATGTTTGTGGCGCTCTACACGCCGGTCGGGGTGTGGTCGAAGCGACTGCGGTATCCAGGTCGTCGTGACGCCGTCAATCGGCGGGCGGTCAACGCCGCGCTTGATTGGCTGCGGCGCGAACTGGTGCGCGCGCGAGACAGCGAAGCGGCTTTGCCGCGCGCGATCGATCTCGACGCCTAG
- a CDS encoding excinuclease ABC subunit UvrC, which yields MSASPELKEKVRRLPEKPGVYLMKDRLGRIIYVGKAKALKKRVGTYFTPSRSHAHSPKIRALIDMIADFDTIEVKSEPEALLLEGRLIKQWKPKYNTDFIDDKRFLLVRVDLGEPLPRFRLTRFRKDNRSRYFGPFAHSGLLRKTLVQMRRQFGILLGDSTPQRLPDGRWRLYDDVRQEIYGHINEVTVDDYRARVDEACAFLDGKSREWLESLREEMQAAAAKQAFEKAAELRDIVFALEGTLQKTRRFERDHPVVRTDDEALGRLRDALALPAVPEHMECFDISHISGTYVVASMVHFTHGKPDKAQYRRFKIKSFIGNDDFRAMEEVVGRRYRRLRDEGRALPDLVVIDGGRGQIGAALKSFVALDLEPPALIGLAKKHETIIFHDEREPLNLGLTDPGLQLLQRLRDEAHRFANTFNADLRSKKIKESILDDFPGLGPARRTALLDHFGSIDKLKAASATALAEVPGIGDKFARDLQAFLRQDAP from the coding sequence ATGAGCGCCTCCCCCGAATTGAAAGAAAAGGTCCGCCGCCTGCCCGAAAAGCCCGGCGTCTACCTGATGAAAGACCGCCTGGGGCGCATCATCTATGTCGGCAAAGCCAAGGCGCTTAAAAAGCGGGTCGGCACCTATTTCACCCCGTCTCGCTCCCACGCCCACTCGCCCAAAATCCGTGCGCTCATCGATATGATCGCCGATTTCGACACCATTGAGGTCAAGTCCGAGCCCGAAGCCCTGCTGCTCGAAGGCCGCCTCATCAAGCAGTGGAAACCGAAATACAACACCGACTTCATCGACGACAAACGCTTCCTGCTCGTGCGAGTCGACCTCGGTGAACCTCTGCCCCGCTTCCGCCTCACCCGCTTCCGCAAGGACAACCGTTCGCGCTACTTCGGCCCCTTCGCCCACAGTGGCCTGTTGCGCAAAACCCTCGTCCAAATGCGCCGTCAGTTCGGCATCCTGCTCGGCGACTCCACCCCGCAACGCCTGCCCGACGGCCGCTGGCGGCTCTACGACGACGTGCGCCAGGAAATTTACGGCCACATCAACGAAGTCACCGTCGACGACTACCGCGCCCGCGTCGACGAAGCCTGTGCCTTCCTCGACGGCAAGTCCCGCGAATGGCTCGAATCCCTGCGCGAGGAAATGCAGGCCGCCGCCGCCAAACAGGCCTTTGAAAAAGCGGCCGAGCTGCGCGACATCGTGTTCGCGCTCGAAGGCACGTTGCAAAAAACCCGCCGCTTCGAACGCGACCATCCCGTCGTGCGCACCGACGACGAAGCGCTCGGCCGCCTGCGCGACGCCCTCGCCCTGCCCGCCGTGCCCGAACACATGGAGTGCTTCGACATCTCGCACATCAGCGGCACCTACGTCGTCGCCTCCATGGTGCACTTCACGCACGGCAAACCCGACAAAGCCCAGTATCGCCGGTTCAAGATTAAGAGCTTCATCGGCAACGACGACTTCCGCGCCATGGAAGAAGTCGTTGGCCGCCGCTACCGCCGCCTCCGTGACGAAGGCCGCGCCCTGCCCGACCTCGTCGTGATCGACGGCGGCCGCGGCCAGATCGGGGCCGCGTTAAAGAGCTTCGTCGCCCTCGACCTCGAACCGCCCGCCCTGATCGGCCTGGCGAAGAAACACGAGACCATCATCTTCCACGACGAACGCGAACCGCTGAACCTCGGCCTCACCGACCCCGGCCTGCAACTCCTCCAACGCCTCCGCGACGAAGCCCACCGCTTTGCCAACACCTTCAACGCCGACCTGCGGAGTAAGAAGATCAAGGAGTCCATTCTGGACGATTTTCCCGGCCTCGGTCCCGCCCGCCGCACGGCGTTGCTCGATCACTTTGGCAGCATCGACAAACTCAAAGCCGCCAGCGCCACCGCCCTCGCCGAAGTCCCCGGCATCGGCGACAAATTCGCCAGAGACCTCCAAGCCTTCCTGCGGCAGGATGCGCCCTGA